From Phalacrocorax carbo unplaced genomic scaffold, bPhaCar2.1 SCAFFOLD_292, whole genome shotgun sequence, a single genomic window includes:
- the MON1B gene encoding vacuolar fusion protein MON1 homolog B: MAAVTPGSAPRQGSPEPSAPVTEAAEGEAAAAIPSAGREREEAAAEEEEEEEEEEEEAEEEEEEAAAAAAAGAGRRRGGEEDVTAAGWRGRRKHVFVLSEAGKPIYSRHGNEEALAATMGVMMALVSFIQSGGNAIRAICSEDRTLVFEQRGPLLLVSVSRTRQSAAQLRRELAFVHEQILSLLTRGGIARVFARRRGYDLRRLLAGAEAVLDRLLSGAAADGRLLLGAARCLPLPGQLRRGVSAALRRAAAAAVPAPALALLAAGGRLVTAARQRALAEGGRLCASDLHLLLNLLGSGVGAGEVWTPVCLPRFNPDGYFYAYAAALGEEEEGGGTGGVGVTLILLSTEREGFYAAAGCRRRLEEALRAQGWLGELGAAVRGGAGYGPARPGAPELRHFLYKPLEGPEEMQQLPQFTSPELEEPYTSEEEQHRLFDLYHYLHSRVHSPHRPLRLLYHVAEKETLLAWVTSKFELYGCFSPLVTKAGAIGVLTKLLRWLKKEEDWLFIRYPPPYCAAPGRPEGAEAEG; the protein is encoded by the exons cacccgTCACGGAGGCGGCGGAgggcgaggcggcggcggccatcCCGTCCGCGGGGCGCGAGCGCGAGGAGGCGGcggccgaggaggaggaggaggaggaggaggaggaggaggaggccgaggaggaggaggaggaggcggcggcggcggcggcggccggggcggggcggcggcgcggcggggaggAGGACGTGACGGCGgcggggtggcggggccggcGGAAGCACGTCTTCGTGCTGAGCGAGGCGGGGAAGCCCATCTACTCCCGGCACGGCAACGAGGAGGCGCTGGCGGCCACCATGGGCGTCATGATGGCGCTCGTCTCCTTCATCCAGAGCGGCGGCAACGCCATCCGCGCCATCTGCTCCG AGGACCGGACGCTGGTGTTCGAGCAACGGGGGCCGCTGCTCCTGGTGTCGGTGTCCCGCACGCGACAGTCGGCGGCGCAGCTGCGGCGGGAGCTGGCCTTCGTCCACGAGCAGATCCTCAGCCTCCTCACCCGCGGCGGCATCGCCCGCGTCTTCGCCCGCCGCCGCGGTTACGACCTCCGGCGCCTCCTGGCCGGCGCCGAAGCCGTCCTCGACCGTCTCCTGTCGGGCGCGGCGGCCGACgggcggctgctgctgggggccgCGCGCTGCCTCCCGCTCCCCGGTCAGCTCCGGAGGGGGGTTTCGGCCGCCCTCCgtcgcgccgccgccgccgccgtccccgCCCCGGCCTTGGCCTTGTTGGCGGCCGGCGGGCGGTTGGTGACGGCGGCGCGGCAACGGGCTTTGGCCGAGGGCGGCCGGTTGTGCGCCAGCGACCTTCACCTCCTCCTCAACCTCTTAGGGAGCGGGGTAGGGGCGGGCGAGGTGTGGACCCCCGTTTGCCTCCCCCGGTTCAACCCCGACGGTTACTTCTACGCCTACGCGGCGGCGctgggcgaggaggaggagggcggcggGACCGGCGGCGTCGGGGTGACGCTCATCCTCCTCTCGACGGAGCGCGAGGGTTTCTACGCGGCGGCCGGCTGCCGTCGGCGCCTGGAGGAGGCGCTGCGGGCGCAGGGGTGGTTGGGGGAGTTGGGGGCGGCGGtgcggggtggggcggggtacggccctgcccgccccggcgcccccgAGCTCCGCCATTTTCTCTACAAGCCCTTGGAAGGGCCGGAGGAGATGCAACAGTTGCCGCAGTTTACCAG ccccgagctggaggagCCCTACACCAGCGAGGAGGAGCAACACCGCCTCTTCGACCTGTACCACTACCTGCACAGCCGCGTGCACAGCCCCCACCGGCCCCTGCGCCTCCTCTACCACGTGGCTGAGAAGGAGACGCTCTTGGCCTGG GTGACGAGCAAGTTCGAGCTGTACGGCTGCTTCAGCCCGCTGGTGACGAAGGCGGGCGCCATCGGGGTGCTGACGAAGCTGCTGCGCTGgctgaagaaggaggaggactgGCTCTTCATCCGCTACCCGCCGCCATATTgcgccgcccccggccgccccgaGGGGGCCGAGGCCGAAGGctga